Proteins co-encoded in one Columba livia isolate bColLiv1 breed racing homer chromosome 14, bColLiv1.pat.W.v2, whole genome shotgun sequence genomic window:
- the GABRP gene encoding gamma-aminobutyric acid receptor subunit pi isoform X3: protein MFCRYFCFFSLCLFLPIQRRCSLGHVSNLQSSDTRSLPGFENLTMGYNKYLRPYFGGDPVQIAMTLDVASISSISESDMDYTATIYLQQRWTDPRLVFHGNKSFSLDARLVELLWVPDTYIVESKRSFLHDVTVGNRLIRLFSNGTILYALRITTTVACNMDLSKYPMDTQTCRLQLESWGYDENDVVFTWLRGNDSVHGLEKLQLSQYTVEHYYTLVSKSQMETGNYPRLILQFELRRNVLYFILETYVPSTLLVMLSWVSFWITLDSVPARTCIGACK from the exons AtgttttgcagatatttttgcttcttcagtttgtgtcttttccttccaatccaAAG AAGGTGCTCCCTGGGTCACGTATCCAACTTGCAGAGCAGCGACACAAGGTCCCTCCCTGGATTTGAGAACCTCACCATGGGATACAACAAATACCTCCGGCCCTACTTTGGCG GAGACCCTGTTCAAATTGCAATGACTCTGGACGTCGCAAGTATTTCTAGTATATCTGAGAGCGACATG gaTTACACAGCTACGATCTATCTGCAGCAGCGCTGGACAGACCCCCGCTTGGTCTTTCATGGCAACAAGAGCTTCTCGCTAGATGCTCGTCTCGTGGAATTGCTCTGGGTACCAGACACGTACATTGTGGAGTCCAAAAGGTCCTTCCTGCACGATGTTACTGTGGGGAACCGCCTCATCAGGCTGTTCTCTAATGGCACTATCTTGTATGCCTTAAG AATCACTACTACTGTTGCTTGTAACATGGACCTGTCAAAATACCCCATGGACACACAAACATGCAGACTGCAGCTAGAAAGCT GGGGATATGATGAAAACGATGTTGTCTTCACGTGGTTGAGAGGGAATGATTCTGTCCACGGCTTGGAGAAGTTGCAGCTCTCTCAGTACACAGTGGAACATTACTACACCCTGGTCTCGAAGTCACAGATGGAAACAG GCAATTACCCACGACTGATATTGCAGTTCGAGCTGAGAAGAAATGTCCTTTACTTCATTTTGGAGACCTACGTGCCCTCCACTCTGCTCGTCATGTTGTCCTGGGTTTCTTTTTGGATCACATTGGATTCAGTGCCTGCAAGAACCTGCATTG